From the genome of Streptomyces sp. NBC_01260, one region includes:
- a CDS encoding NAD-dependent epimerase/dehydratase family protein, translated as MRLLMLGGTEFVGRAVTEDALARGWEVTVFHRGHHAPPPGAAELFGDRSAEGSLAALEAAGGPGGGTYTWDLVVDTWSGAPSAVRDAARLLSSRARRYAYVSSRSVYEYPTPAGLPEDGPLVDGASPDDGGDVSYALAKRGGELAALDAFGDRALLVRAGLIIGPWENIGRLPWWLTRIARGGAVLAPGTPDLPLQYIDARDLAGWLLDAAESGLHGPYNLVSRPGHATMGELLDACVRATGSDAELRWTDTGAILAAGVEPWTDLPVWLPPGELYDSVHQGDVSRAYATGLHCRPVRETVADTWTWLCELGGSAPQRPDRPAVGLDPQTEAKLLAG; from the coding sequence ATGAGGCTTCTGATGCTGGGTGGTACTGAATTCGTCGGCCGGGCCGTCACCGAGGACGCCCTCGCGCGCGGCTGGGAGGTCACGGTGTTCCACCGCGGCCACCACGCGCCGCCGCCCGGCGCGGCCGAACTGTTCGGCGACCGCTCCGCCGAGGGCTCTCTGGCCGCCCTCGAAGCCGCCGGGGGGCCGGGGGGCGGCACGTACACCTGGGATCTGGTCGTCGACACCTGGAGTGGCGCCCCCTCGGCCGTACGGGACGCGGCCCGGCTGCTGTCGAGCCGTGCCCGGCGGTACGCGTACGTCTCCAGCCGCTCCGTGTACGAGTACCCGACTCCGGCCGGCCTGCCCGAGGACGGTCCGCTGGTGGACGGTGCCTCACCGGACGACGGTGGGGACGTCTCGTACGCCCTGGCCAAACGGGGTGGTGAACTGGCCGCGCTGGACGCCTTCGGCGACCGGGCGCTGCTCGTCCGCGCGGGACTGATCATCGGTCCCTGGGAGAACATCGGCCGCCTGCCGTGGTGGCTGACGCGGATTGCCCGCGGCGGAGCCGTGCTGGCCCCCGGGACCCCTGATCTGCCCCTTCAGTACATCGATGCCCGTGACCTCGCCGGATGGCTGCTGGACGCCGCCGAGAGCGGACTGCACGGACCGTACAACCTGGTCAGCCGCCCAGGGCACGCCACGATGGGGGAGCTGCTCGACGCCTGCGTGCGTGCCACCGGCTCCGATGCGGAGCTGCGCTGGACCGACACCGGGGCGATTCTCGCGGCGGGCGTGGAGCCCTGGACCGATCTGCCGGTCTGGCTGCCGCCGGGGGAGCTGTACGACAGCGTGCACCAGGGCGATGTCAGCAGGGCGTACGCCACGGGGCTGCACTGCCGGCCGGTCCGGGAGACGGTCGCCGACACCTGGACGTGGCTGTGTGAACTGGGCGGCAGCGCACCGCAGCGGCCCGACCGGCCCGCGGTCGGCCTCGATCCGCAGACCGAGGCGAAGCTGCTGGCGGGCTGA
- a CDS encoding choice-of-anchor A family protein: MGTKARRSGNAHRVAVTVAAAAAMVGAIAPTAAAEPLPGGLGPCLGDDCPATWNDPNNGPVVGHDSNINIYVGGDYLVREAAAEAEGKIVTLGRFDMSKRAGASQIYNVGVAGVGSRVPPPNDSDFLTVGGDLSVATDERLLAEEGLKHGVVRYAQGLTGTVIPTAVHDADAAAPYTALRDQLTAASHCYAYDDNKDHRRPTTGTTQNNGSETVFTGDGSSAVQVFALDADLTTGSGGQEGIVFNGVPDDATVLVNVYGSTRNISTYMGVLPQSGLRERLMWNFPDATTIGLKGTGQFQGSVLIGQQSSVATLMMSGTNGRFYSAGSLTHTSEGESGGQEMHAYPFNGDPPDCGEEPSPTPTPTPTPTPTPTPSPTDTPGPTPTDTPGPSPSETPGPSPSETTPGPEPTPTHSWPHRPHPGGELPNTGSHGGEWVIGGIAAALLVAGSAAALMARRTRRRG; encoded by the coding sequence ATGGGAACAAAAGCGCGCAGGAGCGGTAACGCCCACCGCGTGGCGGTGACGGTGGCGGCAGCGGCGGCCATGGTGGGGGCCATCGCACCCACCGCGGCCGCCGAGCCGCTGCCCGGCGGTCTCGGACCGTGCCTGGGGGATGACTGCCCCGCCACCTGGAACGATCCGAACAACGGACCCGTGGTCGGCCACGACAGCAACATCAACATCTACGTCGGTGGTGACTACCTGGTCAGGGAGGCCGCCGCGGAGGCCGAGGGGAAGATCGTCACCCTCGGCCGCTTCGACATGAGCAAACGGGCCGGTGCCTCGCAGATCTACAACGTCGGCGTCGCAGGGGTGGGGTCGCGGGTGCCACCGCCCAACGACTCCGACTTCCTGACGGTGGGCGGCGATCTGAGCGTCGCCACCGATGAGCGGCTGCTCGCCGAGGAGGGGCTCAAACACGGTGTGGTGCGATACGCCCAGGGCCTCACCGGGACGGTGATCCCGACCGCGGTCCACGACGCCGACGCCGCCGCTCCGTACACCGCGCTGCGCGACCAGCTGACGGCGGCCAGCCACTGCTACGCGTACGACGACAACAAGGACCACCGGCGCCCGACGACCGGAACGACGCAGAACAACGGCTCCGAGACCGTCTTCACCGGCGACGGCAGCTCCGCTGTCCAGGTCTTCGCGCTGGACGCCGATCTGACCACGGGTTCGGGCGGCCAGGAGGGCATCGTCTTCAACGGCGTTCCCGACGACGCGACCGTGCTGGTCAACGTCTACGGAAGCACCCGCAACATCAGCACGTACATGGGTGTGTTGCCGCAGTCCGGACTCCGTGAGCGTCTGATGTGGAACTTCCCGGACGCCACCACGATCGGGCTGAAGGGCACCGGTCAGTTCCAGGGCAGTGTGCTGATCGGGCAGCAGTCCAGTGTGGCGACCCTGATGATGAGCGGCACCAACGGCCGCTTCTACAGCGCTGGTTCGCTGACCCACACGTCGGAGGGCGAATCGGGCGGCCAGGAAATGCACGCCTATCCCTTCAACGGCGATCCGCCGGACTGCGGCGAGGAGCCGTCGCCGACACCCACCCCGACGCCCACCCCGACGCCCACCCCCACCCCCAGCCCGACGGACACGCCGGGTCCGACCCCGACGGACACGCCCGGACCGTCCCCGTCGGAGACGCCCGGACCGTCCCCGTCGGAGACGACCCCCGGTCCCGAGCCCACCCCGACCCACTCCTGGCCGCACCGGCCCCACCCGGGAGGAGAACTCCCGAACACGGGTTCGCATGGCGGTGAATGGGTGATCGGCGGGATCGCGGCGGCGCTGCTGGTCGCGGGATCGGCGGCCGCGCTGATGGCACGGAGGACGCGTCGGCGCGGCTAG
- a CDS encoding NUDIX domain-containing protein, translated as MPNNLPEEGNSVTQQTDNRPPALKPALDSMTLLVAAVIVHDKATNRVVLLQRSENAKFAQGMWDLPVGKSEPGEPITETAVRELYEETGLTVKPESLKVAHIIHGAWGVEAPNGFLTVVFAAHEWTGEPENREPRKHSQVRWVDADAIPENFVDTTSSALTRYLAGGPEVSLDGWS; from the coding sequence ATGCCCAACAACCTGCCCGAAGAAGGGAACTCCGTGACTCAGCAGACCGACAACCGCCCCCCAGCCCTCAAACCGGCGCTCGACTCGATGACGCTGCTGGTTGCGGCCGTCATCGTCCACGACAAGGCCACCAACCGCGTCGTGCTCCTCCAGCGCAGCGAGAACGCCAAGTTCGCCCAGGGCATGTGGGACCTCCCCGTCGGCAAAAGCGAGCCGGGCGAGCCCATCACGGAGACCGCGGTCCGCGAGCTCTACGAGGAGACCGGCCTCACGGTCAAGCCCGAGTCCCTCAAGGTCGCCCACATCATCCACGGCGCATGGGGCGTCGAAGCCCCCAACGGCTTCCTCACGGTTGTCTTCGCCGCCCACGAATGGACCGGCGAACCCGAGAACCGCGAACCCCGCAAGCACTCCCAGGTCCGCTGGGTCGACGCCGACGCCATCCCCGAGAATTTCGTGGACACAACTTCAAGCGCCCTCACCAGGTACCTAGCGGGCGGCCCGGAAGTCTCACTGGATGGCTGGAGCTAG
- a CDS encoding TetR/AcrR family transcriptional regulator — MTSEGVEPGTVRPGGRTARVRESVLRAAGDALAEHGFDRLDLADVARRAEVGKTTVYRRWSSPTGLIADLLDDMAEQSSPRTATGSLAEDLRANARLVLKTLTDPRQGALFRSVIAAATCDERTARALHRFYAIRLKEWSGCVTEAVERGELPAGTDPDEVIRAVSAPLYYRLLASGDPLDAAAADRAADAAAAAARAGTYVS, encoded by the coding sequence ATGACATCTGAGGGTGTGGAACCCGGCACGGTCCGGCCCGGCGGGCGCACCGCCCGGGTGCGGGAGTCCGTCCTGCGCGCGGCGGGTGACGCGCTGGCCGAGCACGGCTTCGACCGCCTCGATCTCGCCGATGTCGCGCGCCGCGCGGAGGTCGGCAAGACGACCGTCTACCGCCGCTGGTCCAGCCCCACCGGGCTGATCGCGGATCTGCTCGACGACATGGCCGAGCAGTCCTCCCCGCGCACGGCGACCGGCTCGCTGGCCGAGGACCTCAGGGCCAACGCCCGGCTCGTGCTCAAGACCCTCACCGACCCGCGCCAGGGCGCCCTGTTCCGCTCCGTGATCGCGGCGGCGACCTGCGACGAGCGCACGGCTCGGGCCCTGCACCGCTTCTACGCGATCCGGCTCAAGGAGTGGTCCGGCTGTGTCACCGAGGCCGTCGAGCGCGGGGAGCTCCCCGCGGGCACGGATCCGGACGAGGTGATCCGTGCCGTGTCGGCGCCGCTCTACTACCGCCTGCTGGCCAGCGGCGACCCGCTCGACGCGGCGGCCGCCGACCGCGCGGCCGACGCCGCCGCGGCGGCCGCGAGGGCGGGTACGTACGTGAGCTGA
- a CDS encoding MFS transporter, translating to MSAPSQTPSRATGSAPATAAPPVAAPRMTGQQKLVLALLLGAQFMIAVDFSILNVALPVVGEGLGFALPDLQWIATAFALAAAGFTLLFGRVADLVGRKRVFMGGMVVLGLSSALGGLATSPGVLLTARVLQGLATAAVTPAGLALLTTAFKEGPLRERALGLNGALMSAGFTAGAILGGLLTDLLSWRWAFFVNVPVAALVVALAPSVITDSRPAARPRLDVPGAATVTGGLLLLVHGLTQAGATGWTAPATLAALLAGAALLIGFWSVEKRAAAPLVPVHILKRRSVIWGNVTGLIAFVTETSLVFLLTLYLQEVLGYSPLATGLAFGVLGIGTVIGGTLGGRAVGRFGNRATIVTGGIVQAAATLSLVALGTSGTWIWLLLAATFVGGVGNMLMIVGFMVTATSGLPDDEQGLATGLATMTQQVGITLGIPVMSAIATARMSGLGDSGPQAVLSGVAVAILVNSALVLAGALLAGGLLGRRRAGRHPRPERP from the coding sequence ATGTCCGCACCCAGCCAGACCCCGTCACGCGCCACCGGCAGTGCCCCGGCCACCGCGGCCCCGCCGGTGGCCGCACCACGTATGACCGGCCAGCAGAAGCTCGTCCTCGCTCTCCTCCTCGGCGCCCAGTTCATGATCGCGGTGGACTTCTCGATCCTGAACGTCGCCCTGCCGGTCGTCGGCGAGGGGCTCGGCTTCGCCCTCCCGGACCTGCAGTGGATCGCCACCGCGTTCGCCCTGGCCGCCGCCGGGTTCACGCTCCTGTTCGGCCGCGTCGCCGACCTCGTCGGGCGCAAGCGCGTCTTCATGGGCGGGATGGTCGTCCTCGGCCTCTCCTCGGCCCTGGGCGGGCTGGCGACCTCCCCCGGCGTACTGCTCACCGCCCGTGTCCTCCAGGGCCTCGCCACCGCGGCCGTCACCCCGGCCGGACTCGCCCTGCTGACCACGGCGTTCAAGGAGGGCCCGCTGCGCGAACGAGCCCTGGGCCTCAACGGGGCCCTGATGTCCGCCGGGTTCACGGCGGGCGCGATCCTCGGCGGACTGCTCACCGATCTGCTCTCCTGGCGCTGGGCCTTCTTCGTCAACGTGCCCGTCGCCGCACTCGTCGTCGCCCTGGCCCCGTCCGTCATCACCGACTCGCGCCCGGCCGCACGGCCCCGCCTCGACGTGCCCGGAGCCGCGACCGTCACCGGCGGACTGCTGCTCCTGGTCCACGGACTCACGCAGGCCGGCGCGACCGGCTGGACCGCGCCCGCCACCCTGGCCGCGCTGCTCGCCGGTGCCGCGCTGCTCATCGGCTTCTGGTCCGTCGAGAAGAGGGCCGCCGCGCCGCTCGTCCCCGTACACATCCTCAAGCGCCGCAGCGTCATCTGGGGCAACGTCACCGGCTTGATCGCCTTCGTCACCGAGACCTCCCTGGTCTTCCTGCTGACCCTCTACCTCCAGGAAGTCCTCGGTTACTCGCCCCTCGCCACCGGCCTCGCCTTCGGCGTCCTCGGCATCGGCACGGTCATCGGCGGCACCCTCGGCGGCCGCGCCGTCGGCCGGTTCGGCAACCGGGCGACCATCGTCACCGGCGGTATCGTCCAGGCCGCCGCCACCCTCTCCCTGGTCGCGCTCGGCACTTCCGGGACTTGGATCTGGCTGCTGCTGGCGGCCACGTTCGTCGGCGGTGTCGGCAACATGCTGATGATCGTCGGCTTCATGGTCACCGCGACCTCCGGCCTCCCCGACGACGAGCAGGGCCTGGCCACCGGCCTCGCCACGATGACCCAGCAGGTCGGCATCACGCTGGGCATCCCGGTGATGAGCGCCATCGCCACCGCCCGGATGTCCGGCCTCGGCGACAGCGGCCCGCAGGCCGTCCTGTCGGGTGTCGCGGTCGCGATCCTGGTCAACTCCGCGCTGGTCCTGGCCGGGGCGCTGCTCGCCGGCGGCCTTCTCGGCCGCCGGCGCGCGGGCCGGCATCCGCGCCCGGAACGGCCCTGA
- a CDS encoding DUF952 domain-containing protein has translation MAELLHLTEGPLWEAARGIGTYEMSTRGRTLHEEGFIHCSLPHQLPGVAEMLYGAGSRAGAGDQDLVVLVIDTERLPAPVRYESVTPGGEEFPHIYGPVPVDAVVEVRPWQHKKGDPV, from the coding sequence ATGGCCGAACTGCTGCACCTCACCGAAGGCCCGCTGTGGGAGGCGGCCCGCGGGATCGGGACATACGAGATGTCCACCCGCGGCCGCACCCTGCACGAAGAGGGCTTCATCCACTGCTCGCTGCCGCACCAGCTCCCCGGTGTGGCCGAGATGCTGTACGGCGCCGGGAGCCGGGCCGGAGCCGGCGACCAGGACCTGGTGGTGCTCGTCATCGACACCGAGCGGCTCCCCGCGCCCGTGCGGTACGAGTCGGTCACACCCGGCGGCGAGGAATTCCCGCACATCTACGGACCGGTTCCGGTCGACGCTGTCGTGGAGGTGCGCCCCTGGCAGCACAAGAAAGGCGACCCCGTATGA
- a CDS encoding M16 family metallopeptidase, with protein MLRGAAERSASAIAGIDIIEHRLPNGLRVLLSEDHNTPVAAVNVWYDAGSRHDPKGRTGLAHLFCMLMFQGSAQVMDNGHFELVQQAGGSLNGTTSFERANYFQTVPAHQLELVLWLEADRMGSLLAAVDDSVLERARDVVRNERRQRYDNVPYGDAFERLVELVYPQGHPYRHTPIGSNADRDAVTLEEARAFFRTYYTPDNTVLSVVGDIDPEQTLAWVEKYFGSIPANHRRPVPRSGALPEDTMAGEQRRHLVEDVPNRALMAAYRMPHDGTRLCDAADLALTVLGGGESSRLHNRLVRRDRLAVSAGFGLLRLVGAPSMAWLDVKAVGDATAGEVEAIDAAVNEELARFAAEGPLPDELERAQAQLEREWLDRLGTVAGRADEFCRYAVLFGDAQLARSALGNLLDITAEEVRDVAAHFLHRENRAVLTYEPLAGGWYQSAGRAEA; from the coding sequence CTGCTCAGGGGCGCCGCCGAGCGGTCCGCCTCCGCCATAGCGGGCATCGACATCATCGAGCACCGCCTCCCCAACGGCCTGCGCGTGCTGCTCTCCGAGGACCACAACACCCCGGTCGCCGCCGTGAACGTCTGGTACGACGCCGGCTCCCGCCACGACCCCAAGGGCCGTACGGGCCTGGCGCACCTCTTCTGCATGCTGATGTTCCAGGGCTCGGCCCAGGTCATGGACAACGGCCACTTCGAGCTGGTGCAGCAAGCCGGCGGTTCGCTCAACGGCACCACCAGCTTCGAGCGCGCCAACTACTTCCAGACGGTGCCCGCCCACCAGCTGGAGCTCGTGCTCTGGCTGGAGGCCGACCGGATGGGCTCACTCCTCGCAGCCGTGGACGACAGCGTGCTGGAGCGGGCACGCGACGTCGTCAGGAACGAACGCCGCCAGCGGTACGACAACGTCCCCTACGGAGACGCCTTCGAGCGGCTGGTCGAGCTGGTCTATCCGCAGGGGCATCCCTACCGGCACACCCCCATCGGCTCCAACGCGGACCGGGACGCGGTGACTCTGGAGGAGGCACGCGCCTTCTTCCGTACGTACTACACCCCCGACAACACCGTGCTCTCCGTCGTCGGAGACATCGACCCCGAGCAGACCCTGGCCTGGGTGGAGAAGTACTTCGGGTCCATTCCGGCCAACCACCGCCGGCCGGTGCCGCGTTCCGGCGCGCTCCCCGAGGACACGATGGCGGGCGAACAGCGCCGGCACCTGGTCGAGGACGTGCCCAACCGTGCCCTGATGGCCGCCTACCGGATGCCGCACGACGGCACCCGCCTCTGCGACGCCGCCGACCTGGCGCTCACCGTCCTCGGCGGTGGCGAGTCCAGCCGCCTCCACAACCGGCTGGTGCGCCGCGACCGGCTCGCCGTCTCGGCCGGGTTCGGCCTGCTGCGGCTCGTCGGGGCGCCCTCCATGGCCTGGCTCGACGTCAAGGCCGTCGGCGACGCCACCGCCGGGGAGGTCGAGGCCATCGATGCAGCCGTCAACGAGGAGCTGGCCCGATTCGCCGCCGAGGGACCCCTGCCCGACGAGTTGGAACGCGCCCAGGCCCAGCTTGAGCGCGAGTGGCTGGACCGGCTGGGAACGGTCGCCGGGCGGGCCGACGAGTTCTGCCGCTACGCCGTGCTCTTCGGTGATGCCCAGCTCGCCCGCAGCGCACTCGGCAACCTGCTCGACATCACGGCCGAGGAGGTCCGCGACGTCGCCGCGCACTTCCTGCACCGGGAGAACCGTGCGGTGCTGACGTACGAGCCCCTTGCGGGTGGCTGGTATCAATCGGCCGGCCGGGCCGAGGCCTGA
- a CDS encoding nucleotidyltransferase domain-containing protein — protein sequence MRTETPWGPWDPLPLAETVHLLTPLRSPWWIAGGYAVELAVGRAYREHGDIDVLLLRRDQLAVQQMLPGWEWWAADPPGTLRPWNPGEVLPAHVHDIWCRPGPDEPWRVQFMLDDMAGDDWVFRRDPRIRLPLDRLGAVSQDGVPHVVPQVQLLYKSRSRRPKDEQDFEAALPVLGDDQRAWLTETITLAEGADHPWAARLRAG from the coding sequence ATGCGTACGGAAACCCCCTGGGGTCCCTGGGACCCGCTGCCCCTCGCCGAAACCGTCCACCTGCTCACCCCGCTGCGCAGCCCGTGGTGGATCGCGGGCGGGTACGCGGTCGAACTGGCCGTCGGCCGCGCCTACCGCGAGCATGGTGACATCGACGTACTCCTGCTGCGCCGCGACCAGCTCGCCGTCCAGCAGATGCTGCCGGGCTGGGAGTGGTGGGCCGCCGATCCGCCCGGCACCCTGCGGCCCTGGAACCCTGGAGAGGTCCTGCCGGCACACGTCCACGACATCTGGTGCCGGCCGGGCCCGGACGAGCCGTGGCGCGTCCAGTTCATGCTCGACGACATGGCGGGTGATGACTGGGTGTTCCGGCGCGACCCCAGGATCAGGCTCCCGCTGGACCGGCTGGGCGCGGTCTCCCAGGACGGCGTCCCCCATGTCGTGCCGCAGGTGCAGCTGCTGTACAAGTCCCGGTCCCGGCGCCCCAAGGACGAGCAGGACTTCGAGGCCGCGCTGCCGGTCCTTGGTGACGACCAGCGCGCCTGGCTGACCGAGACGATCACTCTGGCCGAGGGCGCGGACCACCCCTGGGCGGCCCGGCTGCGGGCGGGCTGA
- a CDS encoding SDR family oxidoreductase has protein sequence MTPSDDTHGSEDLTSGPLTAVTGASGALGGRVAKRLTRAGVPVRLLGRDPARLPELPGADTAPAAPYGDGEAMRRALAGAHTLFLVSAHESPDRVREHVSAVDAATAAGVERIVYVSFLGAAPDATFTFARDHWETEAHIRVSGVRHTFLRDSWYLAGLPAMTGTDGVLRGPAGDGRVAAVAHEDIADAATAVLLPAGGPDGDAAHDGVTYDLTGPEAFTLAEAAEELSRAAGRTITYVPQTREEAYASRSRYGAQDWEVAGWVTSYEAIAAGEMAAVSDAVPRLTGRPAKDLATYLREHPDSYRHLLPPG, from the coding sequence ATGACCCCCTCGGACGACACGCACGGTTCCGAAGACCTCACGAGCGGCCCCCTCACCGCGGTCACCGGCGCGAGCGGCGCGCTCGGCGGCCGGGTCGCGAAGCGGCTGACCCGGGCCGGTGTTCCCGTCCGGCTGCTGGGCCGCGACCCGGCCCGGCTGCCCGAACTGCCCGGCGCCGACACCGCACCGGCCGCGCCCTACGGCGACGGGGAGGCGATGCGCCGCGCGCTGGCCGGGGCGCACACCCTGTTCCTCGTCTCGGCGCACGAGAGCCCGGACCGGGTGCGCGAGCACGTGAGCGCCGTGGACGCGGCGACGGCCGCGGGCGTCGAACGGATCGTGTACGTCTCCTTCCTCGGCGCGGCGCCGGACGCGACGTTCACCTTCGCCCGGGACCACTGGGAGACCGAGGCGCACATCCGCGTCTCCGGCGTCCGCCACACCTTCCTGCGCGACAGCTGGTACCTCGCCGGCCTCCCGGCGATGACCGGCACCGACGGCGTGCTGCGCGGCCCGGCCGGGGACGGCCGGGTGGCGGCGGTGGCCCACGAGGACATCGCCGACGCCGCGACCGCGGTCCTGCTGCCCGCCGGCGGCCCCGACGGCGACGCCGCGCACGACGGGGTGACGTACGACCTGACCGGCCCCGAGGCGTTCACCCTCGCCGAAGCGGCCGAGGAGCTGAGCCGGGCCGCCGGACGGACCATCACCTATGTGCCCCAGACGCGGGAGGAGGCCTACGCCTCACGGTCCCGGTACGGCGCGCAGGACTGGGAGGTGGCCGGCTGGGTGACGTCGTACGAGGCCATCGCGGCGGGGGAGATGGCCGCCGTCTCGGACGCCGTACCCCGGCTCACCGGCCGGCCGGCCAAGGACCTGGCCACCTACCTCAGGGAGCACCCGGACAGCTACCGGCACCTCCTCCCCCCGGGCTGA
- a CDS encoding DUF262 domain-containing protein translates to MQSSELSVQGQNLIQLYNQYCKNKLIVDRRYQRKLVWTRDEKEKLIDSAVNRLPIPLILLAQRKKSGVEIYELIDGLQRLEAFFSFMENKYPYKGEYFDLATTGDTLDKLHSGELEQKQPIMPREASLEIANYQIPVSVYRDAATSSIDEVFRRINSGGRRLSLHEIRQAGVTGPLVDVVRRASATIRGDGTFTESLTLGEMEKLSISRKDLEYGLDLDRIFWTRHDIIGAEDIRSSGDEEVVLDLILDAVLDPWPTSGWQNRDVAYGLPRRIKSASPAEVEAAINAVGVENLQQRIVAIVELIDDAMRDHGSLGRHMVHLETYEKGTQRQFQAIFASFYELVFVDGLQPLSMEAIRDVLDNFWGGGLSIPTGGSAWGKAGKATLYPEVKRRLRKSFFKPEPKSAAKQLNSRLLIESYLQGPVNEAPLAELKQGFCELSNPPVENVGLFDEVMQAAVGMANWGRDASGFILIGVADKTSAAARLEDLFGVSSIEIQGKQVVGTQEQIAHLGHDVDSWWLKWQNKIRSAPVDSDFSTALAHTFSPIVCDGRVLWVMKPRSLGKPITYGGRFFVRVGASTHEMGADEFLTHIALNF, encoded by the coding sequence ATGCAGAGCTCAGAGCTTTCCGTGCAGGGACAGAACCTCATTCAACTCTATAACCAGTATTGCAAGAACAAACTAATTGTCGATCGCCGATACCAGCGGAAGCTAGTTTGGACGCGGGACGAAAAAGAGAAACTAATCGACTCTGCAGTCAATAGGCTACCGATTCCGCTGATTCTTCTTGCTCAGAGAAAAAAATCCGGCGTCGAGATTTACGAATTGATCGACGGCCTTCAGCGCCTAGAAGCCTTCTTTTCCTTTATGGAGAATAAGTACCCATATAAAGGCGAGTATTTCGATCTGGCGACTACGGGTGACACCCTTGATAAGCTGCACTCCGGAGAGCTGGAGCAAAAGCAGCCTATAATGCCCCGAGAAGCATCATTGGAGATTGCCAACTACCAGATTCCCGTCTCGGTTTATCGAGATGCTGCCACTTCATCTATCGATGAAGTGTTCCGCAGGATTAACAGTGGCGGAAGACGGTTGAGTTTGCATGAAATTCGACAGGCCGGTGTTACTGGCCCGCTGGTTGATGTCGTCCGGCGTGCCAGTGCCACCATTCGCGGTGATGGCACTTTCACCGAAAGTCTCACTCTCGGAGAGATGGAGAAGCTCTCCATCTCCCGGAAGGATCTCGAATACGGTCTCGATCTTGATCGGATATTCTGGACACGACACGACATCATCGGGGCGGAAGACATTCGCTCGTCTGGCGATGAAGAGGTCGTCCTAGACCTGATCCTTGATGCCGTTCTCGATCCCTGGCCGACAAGTGGGTGGCAGAATCGGGATGTAGCCTATGGTCTGCCTCGAAGGATCAAGTCGGCATCCCCTGCGGAGGTCGAGGCGGCAATCAACGCTGTGGGCGTCGAAAACTTGCAGCAACGCATCGTCGCCATTGTCGAGTTGATCGACGATGCCATGCGCGATCACGGCTCTCTCGGCCGCCACATGGTTCACTTGGAGACCTACGAAAAGGGGACTCAACGGCAGTTCCAGGCAATCTTCGCTTCTTTCTATGAACTCGTATTTGTGGATGGGTTGCAGCCGCTTTCCATGGAGGCGATCCGGGATGTCTTGGATAATTTCTGGGGTGGCGGCCTCTCAATCCCCACTGGGGGTAGTGCATGGGGGAAGGCTGGAAAGGCAACTCTCTATCCTGAAGTGAAACGGCGCCTAAGGAAATCGTTTTTTAAGCCTGAGCCTAAGAGTGCAGCCAAGCAGCTAAATTCTCGACTCCTGATCGAAAGCTATCTGCAAGGCCCTGTAAATGAAGCTCCACTTGCCGAGCTAAAGCAAGGCTTCTGTGAACTCTCGAACCCGCCAGTCGAAAACGTAGGGCTTTTCGATGAGGTAATGCAAGCCGCCGTTGGAATGGCTAATTGGGGCAGGGATGCCAGCGGTTTCATCCTCATCGGCGTTGCGGATAAGACCTCAGCGGCAGCACGGCTCGAGGATCTCTTCGGCGTGTCATCCATCGAGATTCAAGGCAAACAAGTCGTAGGGACACAGGAGCAGATCGCCCACCTGGGGCACGATGTCGACTCGTGGTGGCTCAAGTGGCAGAATAAGATTCGTTCCGCTCCAGTGGACTCTGATTTTTCTACCGCTTTGGCTCACACTTTCAGCCCGATCGTGTGCGATGGCAGGGTCCTTTGGGTTATGAAGCCGCGATCACTCGGGAAGCCCATCACGTACGGTGGGCGATTTTTCGTGAGGGTTGGCGCATCGACGCATGAAATGGGCGCCGATGAATTCCTTACTCACATTGCACTCAACTTCTAG
- a CDS encoding effector-associated constant component EACC1, with product MLNASVLAEWTPKFLRMVMSPGLPGSAGSAPPGCGGVMGTEAAHSVELAVHPQGELGSLRTWLTLALPPGAEVRRTPGTPGPGEQGAFDVLSVLAASTGLVTVIKILPQYLRAKRSDISVTVSVRGKKVTVDATNVEEVMPILERLLDD from the coding sequence ATGCTCAACGCGTCGGTGTTGGCGGAGTGGACGCCGAAGTTCCTGCGGATGGTGATGAGCCCGGGCCTGCCAGGGTCGGCAGGGTCGGCGCCACCGGGATGCGGGGGCGTCATGGGCACCGAGGCCGCACACAGCGTGGAGCTGGCCGTACACCCTCAGGGCGAGCTGGGCTCGCTGCGGACCTGGCTGACTCTGGCCCTGCCTCCGGGAGCGGAGGTCCGCCGGACGCCCGGAACACCGGGCCCCGGCGAGCAGGGCGCGTTCGATGTGCTCAGCGTGCTGGCCGCCAGCACCGGACTGGTCACCGTGATCAAGATCCTGCCGCAGTACCTGCGGGCGAAGCGCAGCGACATTTCCGTCACTGTGTCGGTGCGGGGGAAGAAGGTGACCGTCGACGCCACCAACGTCGAGGAGGTCATGCCGATCCTGGAGCGGCTCCTCGATGACTGA